A stretch of Hydractinia symbiolongicarpus strain clone_291-10 chromosome 9, HSymV2.1, whole genome shotgun sequence DNA encodes these proteins:
- the LOC130657902 gene encoding dihydrofolate reductase-like, which produces MSKSTLKLHCIAAMDAKRGIGKNNKLPWDLPKEFKYFQNITTKVVSQEKQNAVIMGKRTYLSIPEKFRPLKKRLNVVLSTTLSASDLPDNVILLPNLDAAVKFLSKPEMLEKIESVFTIGGYGVYKDTINSPNCGKIYLTEIESDFQCDVFFPEFDKSVFKDIAVDGVSQEQQEENGVKYRYHVYAKE; this is translated from the coding sequence ATGTCAAAAAGTACATTGAAACTACATTGTATTGCTGCTATGGATGCAAAAAGAGGCATTGGAAAGAATAACAAGCTTCCATGGGATTTACCCaaagaatttaaatattttcaaaatatcacTACAAAAGTTGTTTCCCAAGAGAAACAAAATGCAGTAATAATGGGTAAAAGGACTTACCTCTCTATTCCAGAAAAATTTCGGCCTCTGAAAAAACGGTTGAACGTTGTGTTAAGTACAACACTATCAGCATCAGATCTTCCTGACAATGTTATCCTTCTACCTAATCTGGATGCAGCTGTCAAGTTTTTATCAAAACCAGAAATGTTGGAGAAAATCGAAAGTGTGTTTACCATTGGAGGCTATGGTGTTTATAAAGATACCATTAATTCTCCCAATTgtggaaaaatttatttaacggAAATAGAAAGTGATTTCCAATGTGATGTCTTTTTTCCAGAATTTgataaaagtgtttttaaagaTATCGCAGTTGATGGTGTATCACAGGAACAACAAGAAGAGAATGGTGTAAAGTATCGATACCATGTGTATGCCAAAGAATAA